Genomic segment of Phreatobacter oligotrophus:
CCCTACGCCACGGCCTCGACCAGCAACACCACGCCTTTCGCCGACGGCTTCCTGCCGACGCTCACGGTGCGGGCCAAGGAGAATGCGCCGAGGGTCGCAGTCCCGCCGGCCGACTGGAGCTTCGGCGCCTGCCCGGACAACCAGCCGGCCACGACCAGCGACACGCAGATCTGTCTGCCCGCCGGCTTCCAGCCCGGGCGGCTCTACGAACTGATCTACCGCGCCAAGGACCCGATCGTTCTCGGCCTCGGCTTCGCCGCCCTGCGGGACGTTGGATCCTTCTTCAAGTTCGAGCGACGCGACGATGCCGGCAACGCCAATCCGGTGTTCCGGCGCGGCCAGCGCGCCGTGACCATCGGCACCTCGCAGAGCGGCCGGTTCATCCGCTCCTACCTGCACCTGGGCTTCAACCGGGACGAACGCGGCCGCGTCGCGTTTGACGGCGCCATGCCGCATATCGGCGGCGGCCTGATGCCGCTCAACGTGCGCTTCGGCCATCCCGGCCGGGCCTGGGGAGATCAGATCGACCATCTCTACCAGGCCTATGACTTCCCCTTCCACTACGCGGCCATGCGCGATCCCATCACGGGCCGGACCCAGGGCATTCTCGACCGCTGCGCCGCGAACGGCACCTGCCCGAAGATCTTCCATGTGGCGACATCGCTGGAGATCTGGGAGGGGCGCCAGTCGTTGGGCCTGACCGATCCGCTCGGCCGCCGGGACGTCCCCGATCCGGCCAATGTGCGCAGCTTCATCCTCGCCTCGACGCAGCACAGCCCGGCCAACCCGCCGCTGCCCACCGCCGCTCCGTTCGGCAGCTGCGTCCAGCAGTCGAACCCCAATCCCCATACCTGGGCCATGCGGGCCCTGCTGACCGAACTCGTCGCCTGGGTGAAGGACGGCCGCGCGCCGCCGGCCAGCGTCGTTCCGCGCATCGCCGACGGCACCCTGGTCGCCCCCAACCAGGTGCGGATCCCCGCCATTCCCGCCAACGCCTACGGCAACGTCCAGAGGCCGGCGTTGCGCTACCTTGCCAACCACAATCCCCTGCAGGTGCTCGACTTCGGTCCCGATTACCGGGCTGGCGATTCCAGCGGCGTCATCTCGGTCGAGCCGCCGCGCCAGGGCGTGCAGAGCTACGGCATCCTCGTGCCGCAGGCCGACGCGGACGGCATGGACATCGGTGGCGTGCGGTCGGTCTACCAGCAGGCGCCGATTGGCAGCTACATGGCCTGGAATGTCGGCCGCAGGGATCGCTTCGAGGACGGCTTCTGCCTGTTCCAGGGGGCCTTCATTCCCTTCGCGGCGACCCGTGCCGAGCGCGAGGCAACGGGCGATCCCCGCCCGTCGATCGAGGAGCGCTACCCGAACCGCGAGGCCTATGTGGCGGCGGTGCGCAAGGCGACGGAGGCGCTCGTGGCCCAGCGAACGATGCTGCCGGCAGATGCCGCGCATCTGATCCGCCAGGCGCAGACGGAGGGCATCCGCCTCGCCCCTTGAGCCATGGCCGGGGGAGGTGCCACGCCCTCCCCTTTGCCCCGCACCGCACAAGAGGCTAGGGTCACGCCCCCGACCCGAGGCTCAAGGCGCAGCATGCTGCAGGGCAAACGCATTCTTCTTGTCATTGGCGGCGGTATCGCCGCCTACAAGTCGCTCGATCTCATCCGCCGGCTGCAGGACCGCGGCGCCAAGGTGCGCGCCATCCTGACCCGCGCCGGCTCCGAGTTCGTCACGCCGCTCTCGGTCGGCTCGCTCACCGGCGACAAGGTGTTCCAGGAGCTCTTCTCGCTGACCGACGAGGCGGAGATGGGCCATATCGAACTCTCCCGCGATGCCGACCTGCTGGTCGTTGCCCCCGCCACCGCCGACCTCATGGCGAAGATGGCGAACGGCCATGCCAACGACCTCGCCTCGACCGCCCTGCTGGCCACCGACAAGCGAGTGCTGATCGCCCCGGCCATGAACGTGCGGATGTGGCTGCACCCCGCCACTCAGCGGAACCTGGCGACGCTTCGCGGCGACGGCATCGCCGTGGTCGGCCCCAATGACGGCGCCATGGCCTGCGGCGAATTCGGCCCGGGCCGCATGGCCGAGGTGCCGGAGATCATCGCCGCCGTCGAGGCGCTGCTGGCCCCGGCCGCGCCCGGCCCGCTCGCCGGCCACCACGTGCTCGTCACCTCCGGGCCGACGCGCGAGGCCATCGATCCGGTGCGCTACATCTCCAACCATTCCTCCGGCAAGCAGGGCCACGCCATCGCCCGCGCTGCGGCAGAAGCCGGC
This window contains:
- the coaBC gene encoding bifunctional phosphopantothenoylcysteine decarboxylase/phosphopantothenate--cysteine ligase CoaBC, whose amino-acid sequence is MLQGKRILLVIGGGIAAYKSLDLIRRLQDRGAKVRAILTRAGSEFVTPLSVGSLTGDKVFQELFSLTDEAEMGHIELSRDADLLVVAPATADLMAKMANGHANDLASTALLATDKRVLIAPAMNVRMWLHPATQRNLATLRGDGIAVVGPNDGAMACGEFGPGRMAEVPEIIAAVEALLAPAAPGPLAGHHVLVTSGPTREAIDPVRYISNHSSGKQGHAIARAAAEAGARVTLVTGPVSLPDPAGVATVHVESAREMLAAVEAALPATVAIFAAAVADWRVADVAGGKIKKGPGGPPALSFVENPDILATIAHRKQGRPDLVVGFAAETENVLDNARAKLARKGCDLIVANDVAVGTDTFGGDSNTVHLVGASGVETWARQSKDAVARALVAELGRRLAKA
- a CDS encoding alpha/beta hydrolase domain-containing protein; this translates as MMSRILGVAAAFVVAIVALVPSAASARIVRVDITRTEPAFDGRNFGAVGPYERLIGKAHGAVDPRTAANRMIQDIQLAPRNAAGLVEYVADIEILRPRDAAKGNGVLLVEVVNRGNKLVLRNLNDGIPANGADMNAVKSAGDGFLMEQGYTIIWFGWQADLVAGNNRVRLQAPVARNPDGSAITGIVRSEMVVNAPTRTLPLSAGFFTALTHTPYATASTSNTTPFADGFLPTLTVRAKENAPRVAVPPADWSFGACPDNQPATTSDTQICLPAGFQPGRLYELIYRAKDPIVLGLGFAALRDVGSFFKFERRDDAGNANPVFRRGQRAVTIGTSQSGRFIRSYLHLGFNRDERGRVAFDGAMPHIGGGLMPLNVRFGHPGRAWGDQIDHLYQAYDFPFHYAAMRDPITGRTQGILDRCAANGTCPKIFHVATSLEIWEGRQSLGLTDPLGRRDVPDPANVRSFILASTQHSPANPPLPTAAPFGSCVQQSNPNPHTWAMRALLTELVAWVKDGRAPPASVVPRIADGTLVAPNQVRIPAIPANAYGNVQRPALRYLANHNPLQVLDFGPDYRAGDSSGVISVEPPRQGVQSYGILVPQADADGMDIGGVRSVYQQAPIGSYMAWNVGRRDRFEDGFCLFQGAFIPFAATRAEREATGDPRPSIEERYPNREAYVAAVRKATEALVAQRTMLPADAAHLIRQAQTEGIRLAP